Proteins encoded together in one Nocardioides marinisabuli window:
- a CDS encoding MFS transporter gives MLRTADRALDGTDPTLRRARDAVALTFVLNGLVFASLVSRLPDVRERLALSNGALGLLLLAVAIGSLVALPSTGHVITRIGAGATVRLGAGLDTCGLAVAAVGVTAGSLPLTAAGLLVHGTGIGVWDVAMNVEAAEVERRLARTIMPRFHAGWSLGSILGAGVGVLVLALGLPLLAHLLAVSVVALVLAWGSAARFWPAQPPAAEPLSPLVRPVRRSAWTEPRTLAIGVMVLCFAMVEGTANDWLSLALIDGYGVEQWVGVAGFTLFVVAMTVGRLVGPLLLDRWGRAPVLLGCAGLALLGALLTALGGTLVLVALGILVWGLGASLGFPVGMSAAADDPEGAALRVSVVSTIGYGAFLAGPPLLGRLADRIGTLEVLLVVAALMLPAALSVGATRVRSDVVGS, from the coding sequence ATGCTCCGCACCGCTGACCGGGCCCTGGACGGGACCGACCCCACCCTCCGGCGCGCCCGCGACGCGGTGGCGCTCACGTTCGTCCTCAACGGGCTGGTCTTCGCCTCGCTGGTCTCGCGGTTGCCCGACGTGCGCGAGCGCCTGGCCCTGAGCAACGGGGCGCTGGGCCTGCTGCTGCTCGCGGTGGCGATCGGGTCGCTGGTGGCGCTGCCGAGCACCGGCCACGTCATCACCCGCATCGGGGCCGGCGCCACCGTGCGTCTGGGCGCCGGCCTCGACACCTGCGGCCTGGCGGTGGCCGCCGTCGGGGTCACCGCCGGTTCCCTGCCGCTCACGGCGGCGGGTCTGCTGGTGCACGGCACCGGCATCGGCGTCTGGGACGTCGCCATGAACGTCGAGGCCGCGGAGGTCGAGCGGCGGTTGGCCCGCACGATCATGCCGCGCTTCCACGCCGGCTGGAGCCTGGGCTCGATCCTCGGGGCGGGGGTCGGCGTGCTGGTCCTGGCGCTGGGGCTGCCCCTGCTGGCACACCTGCTGGCGGTCAGCGTCGTCGCGCTGGTGCTGGCCTGGGGGAGTGCAGCCCGTTTCTGGCCGGCGCAGCCCCCGGCCGCGGAGCCCCTCTCGCCGCTGGTGCGTCCCGTGCGTCGCTCGGCGTGGACCGAGCCGCGCACGCTCGCGATCGGGGTGATGGTGCTGTGCTTCGCGATGGTGGAGGGCACCGCCAACGACTGGCTGTCGCTGGCCCTCATCGACGGCTACGGCGTCGAGCAGTGGGTCGGGGTGGCCGGCTTCACGCTCTTCGTGGTGGCGATGACCGTGGGGCGGCTGGTGGGCCCCCTGCTCCTGGACCGGTGGGGGCGGGCCCCCGTGCTGCTCGGCTGTGCCGGGCTGGCGCTGCTGGGCGCGCTGCTGACCGCGCTGGGTGGCACGCTCGTGCTGGTCGCGCTGGGCATCCTGGTGTGGGGTCTGGGTGCCTCGCTGGGCTTCCCGGTCGGCATGAGCGCCGCCGCCGACGACCCGGAGGGGGCGGCGCTGCGGGTCTCGGTGGTCTCGACGATCGGCTACGGGGCGTTCCTGGCCGGGCCGCCGCTGCTGGGCCGGCTCGCCGACCGCATCGGCACCCTGGAGGTGCTCCTGGTCGTCGCCGCGCTCATGCTCCCGGCCGCGCTCAGCGTCGGGGCCACCCGGGTGCGCAGCGACGTCGTCGGGTCCTAG